In Oryza brachyantha chromosome 1, ObraRS2, whole genome shotgun sequence, the following are encoded in one genomic region:
- the LOC102713955 gene encoding long chain acyl-CoA synthetase 4-like, whose protein sequence is MEHVIEVEPGRPAADGRPSVGPTYRSAFARDGFPPPVDGLDSCYDIFRMAVEKYPDNRMLGHREIVDGKAGTYVWKTYKEVFGIATKIGNSIRSRGLAKGSRCGIYGANCPEWIITMEACNAHGIYCVPLYDTLGADAVEFILCHAEVEIAFTEEKKIEQIFKTFPKSTEFLKTIVSFGKVTQEQKEEASKYGLEIYSWDEFLSLAGDKEFDLPVKTKSDICTIMYTSGTTGDPKGVLISNASIICLIAGVDRLLNCAKEELEQTDVYMSYLPLAHIFDRVVEELFMFHGASIGFWRGDVKLLVEDIGTLKPTILCAVPRVLDRIFSGLQAKIASGGFIKSTLFNLAYKFKQFRMMQGAKHNEAAAICDKVVFSKVKEGLGGNVRVILSGAAPLATHVEEYLRVVTCAHVLQGYGLTETCAGSFVSLPNQMCMIGTVGPPVPNIDVRLESVPEMDYDALATRPRGEICIRGETLFSGYYKREDLTKDVLIDGWFHTGDIGEWQPDGSMKIIDRKKNIFKLSQGEYVAVENLENIYGLVSAIDSIWVYGNSFESFLVAVVNPNKEALETWAAANGVCGDFEALCENPKAKEYILGELSKVGKEKKLKGFEFIKAVHLEPVPFDMDRDLITPTYKKKRPQLLKYYQGTIDNMYRSAK, encoded by the exons ATGGAGCACGTGATCGAGGTCGAGCCGGGCCGCCCGGCCGCCGACGGCCGGCCctccgtgggccccacctaccGGAGCGCCTTCGCGCGCGACGGCTTCCCGCCGCCTGTCGACGGCCTTGACAGCTGCTACGACATCTTCCG AATGGCCGTGGAGAAGTACCCAGACAACAGAATGCTTGGTCACCGTGAGATTGTTGACGGGAAG GCTGGTACATACGTTTGGAAGACATACAAGGAGGTGTTTGGCATTGCCACTAAGATTGGTAACTCTATTAGGAGCCGTGGACTTGCAAAG GGAAGTCGTTGTGGTATCTATGGGGCTAATTGTCCTGAATGGATTATCACGATGGAG GCCTGCAATGCTCATGGAATCTACTGCGTGCCATTATATGACACTCTTG GAGCGGATGCTGTAGAGTTTATTTTGTGCCATGCAGAAGTTGAGATTGCTTTCAccgaggagaaaaaaattgagcag ATCTTCAAGACATTCCCCAAGTCAACTGAATTCTTGAAAA CAATTGTAAGTTTTGGGAAGGTAACTCAGGAACAAAAGGAAGAGGCGTCCAAATATGGGCTGGAGATCTATTCATGGGACGAATTTCTTTCTTTG GCTGGTGACAAAGAATTCGATCTTCCGGTGAAAACGAAGAGTGATATATGTACTATAATGTATACTAGTGGAACTACAGGTGACCCCAAAGGTGTACTGATCTCCAATGCGAGCATTATTTGCCTAATCGCAGGTGTAGATCGGCTGCTTAACTGTGCAAAAGAAGAA CTGGAGCAAACCGATGTTTACATGTCTTATCTTCCTCTTGCTCATATCTTTGATCGTGTTGTGGAAGAGCTATTTATGTTCCATGGTGCTTCCATTGGATTTTGGCGTGGG GATGTTAAACTACTAGTTGAGGATATTGGGACACTGAAGCCAACTATCTTGTGTGCCGTTCCACGTGTTCTTGACCGGATATTTTCTG GACTCCAAGCTAAAATTGCATCTGGGGGTTTCATAAAGAGTACATTGTTCAATCTTGCTTACAAATT CAAGCAATTTAGAATGATGCAAGGAGCTAAGCACAATGAAGCTGCTGCAATATGTGACAAAGTAGTTTTCAGTAAG GTGAAAGAAGGTCTTGGGGGAAACGTCCGTGTTATTTTGTCTGGAGCTGCCCCACTTGCCACTCATGTTGAAGAATACCTACGAGTGGTGACTTGTGCACATGTCTTACAAGGATATG GTCTAACGGAGACCTGCGCTGGATCTTTTGTCTCCCTACCAAATCAGATGTGCATGATAGGGACTGTTGGTCCTCCGGTGCCAAACATTGATGTTCGTCTGGAATCTGTGCCTGAAATGGATTATGATGCACTTGCAACTAGACCACGTGGAGAAATTTGCATCAGGGGAGAAACATTATTCTCAGGGTACTACAAGCGTGAAGACCTTACGAAGGATGTTTTGATTGATGGATGGTTCCATACTG GAGACATTGGTGAGTGGCAACCTGATGGAAGTATGAAAATCATAGATCGCAAAAAGAATATCTTCAAGCTTTCGCAAGGAGAATATGTAGCAGTTGAAAATTTGGAGAACATATATGGTCTTGTTTCTGCTATAGATTCG ATATGGGTGTATGGGAATAGCTTTGAGTCATTCCTTGTTGCTGTGGTCAATCCAAACAAAGAAGCACTTGAGACCTGGGCTGCGGCAAATGGAGTCTGTGGTGATTTTGAGGCACTGTGTGAGAATCCCAAAGCAAAAGAATACATTTTGGGAGAACTCTCAAAAGtaggaaaagagaagaag CTCAAAGGTTTTGAATTCATAAAGGCTGTACATCTCGAACCAGTGCCATTTGACATGGACCGTGATTTGATTACCCCAACATATAAAAAGAAGCGCCCTCAGTTGCTCAAGTACTACCAG GGCACTATTGACAACATGTACAGAAGTGCCAAATGA